In the genome of Macellibacteroides fermentans, one region contains:
- a CDS encoding OstA-like protein, whose amino-acid sequence MNKAEKVIFFVLLCVSVIGLSAQSKDNVPAKKTKVYLEHANTLSFDKAFMPDVQVLNGDVCFRHDSSYMYCDSAYFYEQTNSLEAFSNVRMEQGDTLFVYGNYLHYDGNTQMARLRENVRMENRPDSVTLFTDSLNYDRVANIGYYFNGGLIVDMENELSSFYGQYAPSTKMTVFNDSVRLVNPKFTLYSDTLQYNTESKIATILGPSTIVSDSGTVYTSRGWYNTVENTSLLLDRSKVVSGSKILIGDSISYNRGMSYGEAFGNVFLQDTTQKVMLLGNYAYYNEKDGSALATDSAQFIEFSQKDSLFLHADTLRMITIDSTAREIKAYYGVRFYRVDLQGVCDSMQFNTKDSVLNMYKNPVLWNEQYQLYGDTIEVYMNDSTIDHAHVKQFAFAVQHVDSMYYNQLKGNDLKARFEGKELRQIEVSGSAESIFYPLEDDGSKVGLNETKSGFLTMWIKENKLDKLLLLTNPVGSITPIPDIDPSKKTLKDFYWFDYLRPQNKEDIFKVVERKAQDVPKRSNKFVH is encoded by the coding sequence ATGAATAAAGCAGAAAAAGTAATTTTCTTTGTTCTTTTGTGTGTATCGGTCATCGGACTCTCGGCTCAGTCGAAAGACAACGTTCCCGCAAAAAAAACAAAGGTATATCTGGAGCATGCCAATACATTGTCGTTCGACAAGGCGTTTATGCCAGACGTGCAGGTGCTGAATGGTGATGTTTGTTTTCGCCACGATAGCTCGTACATGTACTGTGATAGTGCCTATTTCTATGAGCAGACAAATTCACTTGAGGCATTCAGTAACGTCCGGATGGAGCAGGGAGATACCCTTTTCGTTTATGGGAATTACCTGCACTACGATGGAAACACACAGATGGCTCGATTGAGGGAAAATGTTCGTATGGAGAACCGTCCTGACAGCGTAACGCTTTTTACAGACAGCCTCAATTACGACCGGGTGGCAAACATCGGCTATTATTTTAACGGGGGACTTATTGTGGACATGGAGAATGAGCTTTCTTCCTTCTACGGACAATATGCCCCTTCCACTAAAATGACGGTCTTCAACGACAGTGTACGTTTGGTAAATCCTAAGTTCACCTTGTATTCAGACACACTCCAGTATAATACGGAATCAAAAATAGCTACTATATTGGGGCCTTCTACCATTGTTTCAGACTCCGGGACTGTTTACACCTCCAGAGGATGGTATAACACAGTAGAAAATACCTCTTTATTGCTGGACCGATCCAAGGTAGTGTCCGGAAGTAAAATCCTTATTGGTGATTCCATTTCATACAACAGAGGCATGAGTTATGGCGAAGCATTCGGGAATGTATTCCTGCAGGATACAACCCAGAAGGTGATGCTGTTGGGTAATTACGCCTATTACAATGAGAAAGATGGGTCTGCTTTAGCAACGGATAGCGCCCAATTTATTGAATTTTCGCAGAAAGATTCTCTTTTCTTGCATGCCGATACGCTGCGTATGATCACAATAGATTCCACAGCGCGTGAAATCAAGGCCTATTATGGAGTCCGTTTTTATAGGGTAGATTTGCAGGGAGTTTGCGATTCGATGCAATTCAATACAAAAGATTCTGTATTGAATATGTATAAAAATCCGGTTCTCTGGAATGAACAATATCAGCTCTACGGAGATACGATTGAAGTATACATGAACGACAGTACCATAGATCACGCGCATGTCAAGCAGTTTGCTTTTGCCGTACAGCATGTCGATTCTATGTACTATAACCAGTTGAAGGGAAACGATCTCAAAGCCCGGTTCGAAGGTAAGGAGCTACGCCAGATTGAGGTGAGCGGCAGTGCGGAATCAATCTTTTATCCATTGGAAGACGACGGATCGAAAGTCGGGCTAAACGAAACAAAGAGTGGTTTCCTTACGATGTGGATTAAAGAAAATAAATTAGATAAATTGTTGCTGCTTACGAATCCGGTAGGGAGTATAACGCCTATTCCGGATATAGATCCGTCTAAAAAGACGCTGAAAGACTTCTATTGGTTTGATTATCTACGGCCTCAAAATAAAGAAGATATATTTAAGGTTGTGGAAAGAAAGGCACAGGATGTGCCCAAAAGAAGTAATAAATTTGTACATTAG
- a CDS encoding DUF3109 family protein has product MIEIDDTIVSLDIVQDYFLCDLARCKGACCVEGDSGAPLEKEEIAKLEAALPHVWDDLSPKAREVIDRQGVAYVDTEGDIVTSIVNGKDCVFTYYDQTGTCKCAVEKAYREGKIDFYKPVSCHLYPIRVTQYRDFKAVNYHRWSVCKPAILLGRKEELRIFKFLKEPLIRKFGESWYQALDTCAVELDKQSGSEKY; this is encoded by the coding sequence ATGATTGAGATAGACGATACGATTGTAAGTCTGGATATTGTGCAGGATTATTTCCTTTGCGACCTTGCCCGTTGTAAAGGAGCCTGTTGTGTGGAGGGAGATTCGGGAGCTCCGCTCGAGAAAGAGGAGATAGCCAAGCTTGAAGCGGCATTGCCCCATGTTTGGGATGATCTTTCACCCAAAGCACGTGAGGTGATCGACCGTCAGGGTGTTGCCTACGTAGATACAGAGGGCGACATAGTTACTTCGATTGTGAACGGCAAAGATTGTGTTTTTACCTATTACGATCAGACCGGGACATGCAAATGTGCCGTCGAAAAAGCATATCGTGAAGGAAAGATTGATTTTTACAAGCCTGTTTCATGCCACCTTTATCCCATCAGAGTTACACAATACAGAGATTTTAAAGCTGTAAACTACCACCGGTGGAGTGTTTGCAAACCGGCCATTCTGTTGGGAAGGAAAGAAGAATTACGTATATTTAAATTTCTGAAAGAGCCTTTAATCCGTAAATTCGGCGAAAGCTGGTACCAGGCTTTGGATACGTGTGCTGTAGAATTGGATAAACAGTCTGGTAGCGAAAAATACTGA
- the mutL gene encoding DNA mismatch repair endonuclease MutL — translation MSDVIHLLPDSIANQIAAGEVIQRPASVVKELVENAVDAGAQQIQVHIKDAGKTLVQVIDNGKGMSETDARMAFERHATSKISTANDLFALQTMGFRGEALASIAAVAHVELRTRQRGSDLGSKIAIAGSEVESSEPDACPEGSIFSVKNLFFNVPARRKFLKSNETEFRNIINEFERIALVNQHISMSLHHNDTEILNLPESGLRQRIVNIYGKALNQKLLTLEAQSSLVTISGFVGRPDSVRKRGALQFFFVNGRFMKHSYFHKAVMQAYDQLIPAGEMPDYFIYFTLDPATIDVNIHPTKTEIKFENEQPVWQILCAAVREAIAKSSSIPTIDFDVDGSIDIPVFNAPSSTFKAPSVQVNSDYNPFKPDTSYQQPSFDWSKLYKGFEEDRAAAFADESIEAIYPENQELSSGLISDPAPDALFPEVSSLCYQYKGRYIITSLKSGLLIIDQHRAHVRVLFDQYLTNIRNQQGVSQQLLFPEIVTFTPAEATLVPSLLEDLRYIGFDLSNLGNNSYAINGLPSGVENLDPVALVKDAVSRAIDTGCQVHEEICDALALSLAKAAAIRPGQSLSSEEMDNLIASLFSSSSSSYTPDGKVILSKLTDDELDKRFK, via the coding sequence ATGAGCGATGTAATTCATTTACTCCCGGACAGTATAGCAAACCAGATCGCTGCGGGAGAAGTTATTCAACGGCCGGCTTCAGTAGTGAAGGAGCTGGTAGAAAATGCTGTTGATGCCGGAGCTCAACAGATACAGGTTCATATAAAAGATGCCGGAAAGACGCTGGTTCAGGTAATAGATAATGGCAAGGGGATGTCCGAAACCGATGCACGAATGGCATTCGAAAGACATGCTACCTCCAAGATCTCTACAGCCAACGATCTTTTTGCCCTGCAGACAATGGGGTTCAGAGGGGAAGCGCTCGCTTCCATAGCTGCTGTAGCACATGTAGAACTACGTACCCGTCAGAGAGGGTCCGATCTTGGATCCAAGATTGCAATTGCGGGATCGGAAGTGGAATCTTCCGAACCGGATGCCTGTCCTGAAGGAAGTATTTTTTCTGTGAAGAATCTGTTCTTTAATGTCCCGGCCAGACGTAAATTCTTAAAATCCAACGAGACCGAATTCAGAAACATCATTAATGAATTCGAACGTATCGCATTGGTCAACCAGCACATTTCCATGTCGTTGCATCACAATGACACCGAAATACTAAATCTTCCTGAATCGGGATTACGTCAACGTATTGTCAATATTTACGGAAAGGCTTTGAACCAAAAATTGCTTACGCTGGAAGCGCAAAGCAGCCTGGTGACTATTTCCGGGTTTGTGGGTCGCCCCGATTCTGTAAGGAAAAGAGGTGCTTTACAATTCTTTTTTGTAAACGGACGCTTTATGAAGCACAGTTATTTTCATAAAGCGGTGATGCAGGCCTACGATCAATTGATCCCTGCAGGTGAGATGCCCGACTACTTTATCTATTTCACGCTTGATCCTGCAACCATCGATGTGAATATACATCCAACCAAGACGGAGATTAAATTTGAAAATGAACAACCGGTCTGGCAAATTCTTTGTGCCGCTGTAAGAGAGGCCATTGCTAAATCAAGTTCCATCCCCACAATCGACTTTGATGTGGATGGCTCTATAGACATTCCGGTCTTTAATGCTCCATCTTCTACCTTCAAGGCTCCATCGGTTCAGGTAAATTCGGATTATAATCCGTTTAAACCGGATACCAGCTATCAACAGCCATCGTTCGACTGGTCCAAACTCTATAAGGGTTTTGAAGAAGACCGGGCAGCAGCCTTTGCCGACGAATCCATAGAGGCTATATATCCCGAAAATCAGGAGTTATCCTCCGGACTTATTTCTGATCCGGCACCTGATGCACTTTTTCCAGAAGTGTCCAGCCTTTGTTACCAATATAAAGGGCGCTATATCATAACATCCTTAAAGTCGGGATTGCTGATTATTGACCAGCATCGGGCCCATGTACGGGTTTTGTTTGACCAGTATCTTACAAACATACGGAATCAGCAAGGTGTATCACAGCAGTTATTGTTCCCGGAGATTGTCACATTTACTCCGGCCGAAGCAACACTTGTTCCCAGCTTACTGGAAGATTTGCGCTACATCGGCTTCGATTTAAGCAATTTAGGAAACAACAGTTACGCTATAAATGGTCTGCCGTCGGGTGTGGAAAATCTGGATCCGGTAGCTTTGGTTAAAGATGCGGTAAGCCGGGCGATAGACACAGGTTGTCAGGTTCACGAAGAAATTTGCGATGCTCTGGCCCTCTCGCTGGCAAAGGCCGCGGCTATTCGCCCCGGACAATCCCTGTCTTCCGAAGAGATGGATAATCTGATTGCTTCTCTGTTTTCCTCCTCCTCATCCAGCTATACTCCGGATGGGAAGGTGATTCTGTCGAAGCTTACAGACGACGAACTGGATAAACGTTTTAAGTAA
- a CDS encoding C40 family peptidase, whose product MHAINLHPILPVRAEASERSEQVTQLLFGEQFLTGDQKEGFVAISNLADGYTGWVDSRMIDFIDQSTWQQLAAAPKWLSSLPVTEAVSLSDQHVIRLSCGSILPGYNQETRMFGFGERVWSLTSCQPKAPGEPGLEGIKETAMQFLHTPYLWGGKGIFGIDCSGFTQIVYSLHGVSIPRDAKDQAMCGTVITSLQEGQAGDLVFFAAEGKGISHVGILLDDNMVIHASGSVRLDKITQDGLVSTPQVTYTKPLVRICRYI is encoded by the coding sequence ATGCACGCGATTAATTTACACCCGATATTGCCTGTAAGAGCAGAGGCTTCCGAACGTAGTGAACAGGTAACGCAACTCCTTTTTGGAGAGCAGTTTCTTACCGGCGACCAGAAAGAAGGTTTTGTAGCCATCTCCAATCTGGCGGATGGATATACCGGATGGGTGGACAGCCGGATGATCGATTTTATAGATCAGTCAACCTGGCAGCAATTGGCCGCAGCACCTAAGTGGCTCTCCTCTTTACCGGTAACGGAAGCTGTCTCGCTCAGCGACCAGCATGTAATCCGGCTCAGCTGTGGAAGTATCCTGCCGGGATACAATCAGGAAACCCGGATGTTTGGGTTCGGAGAGAGAGTCTGGTCGCTTACCTCCTGCCAGCCTAAAGCTCCCGGAGAACCAGGTTTGGAAGGAATAAAAGAAACAGCCATGCAATTTCTTCATACACCCTATTTATGGGGCGGTAAAGGAATTTTTGGGATCGACTGTTCCGGATTCACACAGATTGTGTATAGCCTGCACGGCGTATCTATTCCCCGAGATGCCAAAGATCAGGCAATGTGTGGAACCGTAATTACTTCTTTACAGGAGGGACAAGCGGGCGATCTTGTATTCTTTGCGGCTGAGGGTAAAGGTATTTCCCATGTTGGTATATTGTTGGATGATAATATGGTAATACATGCTTCGGGGTCGGTACGACTGGATAAAATAACGCAGGATGGCCTTGTGTCTACACCGCAGGTTACCTATACCAAACCGTTGGTCAGAATCTGCAGGTATATCTAA
- a CDS encoding peptidylprolyl isomerase yields MVRVYFILLTLSVSLFACKKAIQTDEPDALVKVNDRILTRNEVESLIPKGTTSADSLLLAESYIKKWVKDELVLKIAQRNLGSDKETIDKLVDAYRRSLLRYRYQEKLIQEKLSDEIQESDVLTYYDTNKEKFVLDKNLIKGLFLKVPADAPNLSEVKTWYKSGNVASLEKIEKYSIQNAAIYEYFFDKWVDFDEIRNNIPNQISNPESFLRTNKTLEVTDSSYCYLLNIRQVLLKGQVEPFEYAEPRIREILINQRKLDFIKEFEEELYNDALDGGDVIFYNKP; encoded by the coding sequence ATGGTAAGAGTTTACTTCATTTTATTGACATTGTCAGTCAGTTTGTTTGCTTGCAAAAAGGCAATACAGACCGACGAGCCGGATGCGTTAGTCAAAGTGAACGACCGTATTCTGACACGAAATGAAGTAGAATCGTTAATTCCAAAAGGAACAACAAGTGCCGACAGTCTTCTTTTGGCTGAAAGCTATATAAAAAAGTGGGTTAAGGATGAATTGGTCCTTAAGATTGCCCAGCGTAATCTGGGTAGCGACAAGGAGACAATTGATAAATTGGTTGATGCTTACCGGCGTTCGTTACTTCGTTACCGGTATCAGGAGAAACTGATCCAGGAAAAACTTTCGGACGAAATACAGGAATCGGATGTATTAACCTATTACGATACAAATAAAGAAAAATTTGTACTGGACAAAAATCTCATAAAAGGCCTTTTTCTTAAAGTTCCGGCCGATGCTCCCAATTTATCCGAAGTAAAAACATGGTATAAGTCGGGTAACGTGGCCTCTCTCGAGAAAATTGAAAAATATAGCATTCAAAATGCCGCCATATATGAATATTTTTTTGATAAATGGGTAGATTTTGATGAGATACGGAATAATATTCCAAATCAGATCTCAAATCCGGAATCTTTTTTGCGCACAAACAAAACCTTGGAAGTGACTGACAGCTCTTACTGTTATTTACTGAATATCCGCCAGGTACTGTTAAAAGGACAGGTAGAGCCTTTTGAGTATGCCGAACCGCGAATCCGGGAGATTTTGATTAATCAGCGTAAATTGGATTTTATAAAAGAATTTGAAGAAGAATTATATAACGATGCGCTGGATGGCGGAGATGTAATATTTTACAACAAGCCATAA
- a CDS encoding M48 family metallopeptidase encodes MERKIDDKQLGRITIRESARATRYTLKISRGEIVGVIPIGGSEKRMLHFIEENRAKLLASLKRHPAREILSDKLELQTFSFSLHIFRTDRSGYYMSLQGGVLHIACPEKTNFEDERVQKVLLQLFKKALRHEACRLLPDRLKQLANLHGFNFSDIKITGSRTSWGSCTGRKSINLSYNLMLLPAHLIDYVLLHELCHTKEMNHSARFWKILDEVTGNKALALRKELKNHHPW; translated from the coding sequence ATGGAAAGGAAGATTGATGATAAGCAATTAGGCAGAATTACAATTCGTGAAAGTGCACGTGCCACCCGATACACCCTGAAAATATCCAGGGGAGAAATTGTGGGGGTAATTCCTATAGGAGGATCTGAAAAACGCATGCTTCACTTTATCGAAGAAAACCGCGCCAAGCTACTTGCGTCACTGAAAAGACACCCGGCCAGGGAAATACTATCCGACAAATTAGAACTGCAAACCTTTTCATTTTCTTTGCATATATTCCGGACCGATCGATCCGGTTACTATATGTCGTTGCAGGGAGGAGTATTACACATTGCTTGTCCGGAGAAGACTAATTTTGAAGATGAACGGGTACAAAAGGTCCTGCTGCAACTCTTTAAGAAAGCATTGAGACATGAAGCATGCAGGTTGTTGCCCGACCGGTTAAAACAACTTGCCAATCTGCATGGGTTTAATTTCAGCGATATCAAGATTACAGGAAGCCGGACCTCCTGGGGTAGTTGTACGGGTAGAAAAAGCATTAATCTCTCCTATAACCTGATGCTTTTACCTGCACATCTGATCGACTATGTGTTGCTTCATGAGCTTTGCCACACCAAAGAGATGAACCACAGTGCGCGTTTCTGGAAAATACTGGATGAAGTAACCGGCAACAAAGCCTTAGCTTTACGTAAAGAGCTGAAAAATCATCACCCCTGGTGA
- the gpmI gene encoding 2,3-bisphosphoglycerate-independent phosphoglycerate mutase, translating to MSKKALLVICDGWGIGNHSKSDVIYNTPTPYWDSLLKNYPVSQLLASGENVGLPDGQMGNSEVGHLNIGAGRVVYQDLVKINIACRENKIQQNPEIIKAYSYAKDNNKNIHFLGLVSDGGVHSSLEHLFKLTDIAKEYGISKSFVHCFMDGRDTDPKSGKGFIEQLEAHLATTGGKIASIVGRYYAMDRDKRWERVKIAYDLLVNGTGKQAECMVTAMGESYKAGVTDEFVNPIVHVENGKPVGVIEEGDVVIFFNYRNDRAKELTIVLTQQDMPEAGMKTIPNLQYFTMTPYDATFKGLHILYDKDNVSNTLGEYLAENGKTQLHMAETEKYAHVTFFFNGGREAPFEGEDRILVPSPKVATYDLKPEMSAFEIKDALVDALNKQQHDFIVVNFANGDMVGHTGIYEAIQKAVKTVDACLAETVEAAKANGYEVIIIADHGNADNALNEDGSVNTAHSLNPVPFVYISENKNAKVSDGILADVAPSILKIMGLPQPAEMTGKALID from the coding sequence ATGAGCAAGAAAGCACTTTTAGTCATTTGCGACGGTTGGGGAATTGGCAACCATTCAAAATCCGATGTTATTTACAATACACCTACTCCTTATTGGGATTCTCTTCTTAAGAATTATCCTGTTTCTCAATTGCTGGCATCCGGCGAAAACGTTGGTTTGCCCGACGGACAGATGGGAAATTCGGAAGTTGGTCACCTCAATATCGGAGCCGGACGGGTTGTTTACCAGGATTTGGTTAAGATCAATATCGCTTGCCGCGAAAATAAGATTCAACAAAATCCTGAAATCATCAAGGCATACAGCTACGCAAAAGATAACAATAAGAATATTCACTTCCTGGGATTGGTATCCGATGGCGGTGTACACAGTTCACTGGAGCATCTGTTTAAATTAACAGACATAGCCAAGGAATACGGAATCAGCAAGTCTTTTGTTCATTGTTTCATGGATGGACGTGATACCGACCCCAAAAGCGGAAAAGGCTTTATCGAACAGCTGGAAGCTCACCTGGCAACAACCGGTGGTAAAATCGCATCGATTGTAGGTCGTTATTATGCTATGGACCGTGACAAACGCTGGGAACGTGTTAAGATTGCTTACGACTTGTTGGTGAACGGTACAGGCAAGCAGGCCGAATGTATGGTTACTGCAATGGGCGAATCTTATAAAGCGGGTGTGACCGACGAATTTGTAAATCCCATCGTACACGTAGAAAACGGCAAGCCGGTAGGAGTTATTGAAGAGGGAGACGTGGTTATCTTCTTCAACTATCGTAACGACCGTGCTAAGGAACTTACCATTGTACTTACACAGCAGGATATGCCGGAAGCCGGAATGAAGACCATTCCAAATCTTCAGTACTTTACAATGACACCTTACGATGCGACCTTCAAGGGACTTCACATCTTATACGATAAGGACAATGTAAGCAATACCCTGGGTGAATATCTGGCTGAAAATGGCAAGACACAGCTTCACATGGCAGAAACAGAAAAGTATGCACACGTAACCTTCTTCTTTAACGGTGGACGCGAAGCTCCGTTTGAAGGTGAAGACCGTATCCTGGTTCCTTCTCCCAAAGTGGCAACCTACGACCTTAAGCCTGAGATGAGTGCTTTCGAAATTAAGGATGCATTGGTAGATGCGTTGAACAAACAGCAGCACGACTTTATCGTTGTTAACTTTGCAAACGGCGATATGGTTGGACATACAGGTATTTACGAAGCAATCCAAAAAGCGGTGAAGACGGTGGATGCCTGCCTGGCTGAAACAGTAGAAGCAGCAAAGGCTAACGGATACGAAGTGATTATCATTGCCGATCACGGTAATGCGGATAATGCGTTGAACGAAGACGGATCTGTTAATACAGCTCACTCGCTGAATCCGGTTCCTTTCGTTTACATAAGCGAAAATAAGAATGCAAAGGTGTCGGACGGTATTCTTGCCGATGTGGCTCCTTCTATCCTTAAAATCATGGGCCTTCCTCAGCCGGCAGAAATGACCGGTAAGGCGCTGATTGATTAA
- a CDS encoding peptidylprolyl isomerase, with product MMKKILILFFLACCSYAGHAQNNVIDEIVWVVGDDAILRSDVEAQRLSLQVEGQKLDGDPYCVIPEQIAIQKLYLHQAKIDSIEVNENQVIQQVEQWMNWATNQIGSKEKMEEYFNKKSSQIKEERKEMIKEQQIVQQMQRKLVGEIKLTPSEVRKYYSKLPQDSLPYIPTTVEVQIVTMEPKIPFDVTDAIKARLRDYTDQVTSGKIEFSTLARLYSEDPESAKRGGELGFMGKGQLLPEFANVAFNLNDPKRVSKIVETEYGFHIIQLVEKRGDRINCRHILLKPKVSSKELTDATQRLDSLYKDLQANKFTFEDAATFVSYDKETRNNKGLMVNKNMESAHSGTPKFELQELPQEISKIVYNMKPGDISKPFTMITDKQKEVVAIVKLKARIEGHKANMADDFQALKSIVETKKREELLNNWIAKKQKDTYVRISDGWKNCDFKYPGWIKE from the coding sequence ATAATGAAAAAGATTTTAATTTTATTTTTTCTTGCCTGTTGTTCTTATGCAGGTCATGCGCAGAACAACGTTATTGATGAAATTGTGTGGGTGGTTGGAGATGATGCTATTTTGCGTTCGGATGTCGAGGCGCAACGGCTTTCACTTCAAGTTGAGGGGCAGAAGTTAGATGGCGATCCCTATTGTGTAATCCCGGAGCAGATAGCTATTCAGAAGCTTTATTTGCACCAGGCAAAGATTGACAGTATTGAAGTAAACGAAAATCAGGTAATCCAACAAGTGGAGCAATGGATGAACTGGGCTACCAATCAGATCGGCTCGAAAGAGAAGATGGAAGAATACTTCAACAAGAAAAGTTCTCAGATAAAGGAAGAACGTAAGGAGATGATCAAAGAGCAGCAGATTGTACAGCAGATGCAGAGAAAGCTGGTTGGCGAGATTAAGCTGACTCCTTCGGAAGTACGTAAGTACTATAGTAAACTTCCGCAAGACAGTCTTCCTTACATCCCTACGACTGTCGAAGTGCAGATTGTAACTATGGAGCCTAAGATTCCTTTTGATGTAACGGATGCCATCAAGGCACGTCTGAGAGATTATACTGATCAGGTTACCTCCGGGAAAATAGAATTTTCAACGTTAGCCCGTCTTTATTCGGAAGATCCGGAGTCGGCTAAAAGAGGCGGTGAACTTGGCTTTATGGGGAAAGGACAGCTTTTACCGGAGTTTGCCAATGTGGCATTTAATCTGAACGATCCTAAGAGGGTTTCTAAAATAGTTGAAACAGAATATGGATTTCATATAATCCAGTTGGTTGAAAAGAGAGGAGACCGTATAAATTGCCGTCATATTTTGTTGAAACCTAAAGTATCAAGCAAGGAACTGACGGATGCCACCCAGCGTCTGGATTCATTGTACAAAGACCTTCAGGCAAATAAATTTACCTTCGAAGATGCTGCCACCTTTGTTTCGTACGATAAAGAAACGCGCAACAATAAAGGTTTGATGGTGAATAAGAATATGGAAAGTGCACATTCCGGTACACCCAAGTTTGAACTTCAGGAGTTACCTCAGGAGATAAGTAAGATTGTCTACAACATGAAACCGGGTGATATCTCGAAGCCATTTACAATGATAACAGATAAGCAGAAAGAAGTAGTCGCTATTGTAAAGCTTAAGGCAAGAATAGAAGGCCATAAAGCAAATATGGCAGATGATTTCCAGGCGTTGAAGTCCATTGTGGAAACAAAAAAGAGAGAAGAGCTGTTAAACAACTGGATTGCCAAAAAACAGAAAGATACCTATGTTCGTATCAGTGACGGTTGGAAGAATTGTGATTTTAAGTATCCGGGTTGGATTAAAGAATGA